The Citrus sinensis cultivar Valencia sweet orange chromosome 4, DVS_A1.0, whole genome shotgun sequence DNA segment TAATTTGAAGttcttttcaataatttttttgacaaattttatagaagaatttaacctttttttttttggttcaaaCGAAGAAATGTTTCCgtcattcaattaaaattaatgacatCATCTAGTGGCTCGGTGACATACGCTTTAGATACAATTGTCATTCTTGCCTTTTCCTTTCTCTATATAAACCCCTTTTGCCTTGAACTTTGTTTCAACTAAAGCAGCTCCTCCTCATCCCTTACTGTCTTTGCTTTCTCACTAACTACTACAACCCAACAGTTTTCTTCTCTCAAAAATGGAATGCAAACACAAAATTAATGTAGCAATCCCAATCACTAATATGAAGAAcactcaattctcatctcCATCTACTTTCTCTACTTCTCCTCCTTCTCAATCTTCTCCACGCTTCCCTTCTCCTAATCATCAACAATTGTCTTCTCCAGAATCTTCTCCAAGCTTTAAAGCTTCTCCTTCACAATCCTCTCCAAATCTTGCAGCTCCCCTCTCTCCGCCGCCTATAGTTCTTAGCCCTTGTGCTGCTTGCAAAATCCTCCGCCGCAGATGCGTCGAGAAATGTGTTTTAGCTCCATATTTTCCACCAACCGAACCATACAAGTTCACCATTGCTCATAGAGTCTTCGGTGCTAGCAATATCATCAAGTTCTTGCAGGTATGCACTTCTTTTGTATGTGATAAattcaaactaattaaatgtccaaccattttttttctaattgggagaaaaaaaaaacttgttaattgttttattttcatcaattagTTGTGTGATTAGACTTTGGAGTGGTTGATTGTTCCACTCTTTTTTGGAAACTTACGGACTTCTctaatcaaaagaaaagagagtgTGACATTTCAACTGATTTCATGCAACTTTAATGTTTGTTTTCAATtcactttctttaatttaaatagagtAGATTATTCAAATGGATCCTTTTTATTTCTCCTTATAAAGGAATCATCATCACTCTTCCTTGACGGGGCACTGGCGCAGGGTCAATCTGCCTCGTATACAAGTTTTACAAAGCTTAAATTTTGCCCCTTTCTAGAAAATATTGTGAATTTTACAAAGTCAAACAATGAGTATGAACTTAGCACATGGGTCCACATTAGAAACCAATTCCATGCCCCAGCAGCTTAATATCATAAAGTTAGCACATGGCCCGTTAAGACTTAAGCTTTGACAGAATCCAGCGCTCAGAGAACGGTTTAAAATGTTTCTCATTTAGACTAGActtgcaaattaaaattaaaatatttcagtcattttattttattaaaatgtaagGGAGGGTAAAtcccaaattaatttttcgcCTCCCATCTTCTCAAGATTCAAATTCTGGTGGTCAGacaataaaattgtttgaaaacGATTTGAAGCAGCCTTGGGGCTGAAAATTTCAGTCATCCATATTTGCACACAAACAATGTCTCAtgccattaaaaattttccagGAACTGCCAGAATCTCAACGAGCAGATGCAGTGAGCAGCATGGTCTATGAAGCAAGTGCCAGAATCCGGGATCCTGTTTACGGCTGCGCCGGGGCTATTTGCCATCTCCAGAAACAAGTCAGTGAGCTTCAGGCTCAGTTAGCCAAGGCACAGGCTGAGCTTGTCACCATGGAAAGCCAGCAACGCAATTTAATAACTCTAATTTGCATGGAAATGGCACAATCTCAAGAACAAGTcttgcagcagcagcagcagcagcagcaacagtTCATGGATACTAGCTGTTTTTTGGATGACAATGGTATTGGATCAGCTTGGGAGCCTCTGTGGACATGATCAAGAGAAATTAAAGCAagattgttgaaattttaaccTTTTAAGAGATTATTTACATAAAGCTAAAcatacttaattataaaagtttctgatcaataattaaagttatttGCTGCGCGGTAGATGGGAGTGATTATTATGtgctttaattttcattagtcTTGTTGACAAAAAGGAATCTTTGAACCATCTGGAGAAGTCCTTTGTTAACGGTTCgagattaattattagtttatctttatttacatttagtgaaattttgtttttaactaattttatagACATAAATAACCCAACCAAGATGGGAATTCAGTGCTGATTTGTGTTTCgtgttgatatttttaaaagactGTGATCGCAAGTTGCATATATGAGATTAAAACTTgtccatatattattataaatgcacatgtaatattatattttaaaaagattaacAACTTATATCAACATTGCATTTAAATtctctgaaaaaaaaaggcaaggatataactttttttttttttacgagtTTATGCTAATCTTTTGATCAAATTAAAGAGCTATATACAATAAATGTATATTGGTGACCTAATTTTGTCAtctaaaatagatttttttagttCCTTGTCAAACAATCTCTTGACTTTGACTTTGTCACCTGTATAtgctaaagaaaaataacctaaaaattaaatgaaaatttttatgagtTTTTTATACATCGCCGACACCAAAAATGAATAAGGATATTTTATATCTTAAAGATAGAATCCAAAAATGTGCACGcaatattacaataatgaaactactatacataaaatatattttttagacaATTATTGTCGTTAAAATTCCATTGCGAAGATGTATTATGGAgtagatttttgaaattacatcataattttatttttcttaataatttttaaccaaaaaagtTTGGGAAATGTCATCGAAGAGACTATTTAATTTCTATGCACCTCACACGGGTTGTTGATTTGCTATAAGCATAGAAACAAGTTGTCGGCATCATTCTATTTTCTCACAACTTTTTCATACTTTCGCTACAAACAAGCGGTTCATATGTAAACTGATAAAAGGCAGGAGACAGAgtgaaactaaaatttaaaggtCAAATGCTTATTGGGGCCTACTTCAACTTCATGGACCCCATTTGCGTATGCTAGCTCCTTCTTGATTGCAAAAATAATCAATGCTCTTCCAAAATCGTACCAGAAATCCGTCAGAATGGGAAGCATCTTcccaggaaaaaaaaaaaggcattagttaataattatatatatatatatacagtttaaattacatttatgGTAATTTATAATCGATTTTTTTAgtgtaaaataagtaataaaatagtGGGATCAGACGGGTCAGTGAGTAAATTTTATCTGACTGtaggttatatatatatatcattgaCTAGAATCGAATAATTTATAGCATTTTCTCAAAGTGATTTTGGACcgaaagaaaatagaaacattataaaaaaatcagaattttACACTCATTAATTTACAAACACAGAGACTAAATTTATGTAATGAttagaaataatatgaaaataatgcaattaacatgaagtaaataaacaaaaaacaaatattaaggCAATTAATCTTCATTACTGATTCTTTtaagtatttggtaaaatgTATCTGATCTGTCGATTAGGTTACAAATAGGGATGGCAACTGGATCGCTTCATAATGGATATCCACAATATCCATCCAATTGGATCGGATAATATCCATccaaaaatttttagattttgaaattgatattttaaaattatatccagatggatatggataattatttttacccaATGGATATCCATTTAACCCAAcacaagtttaaaaaattttaattttataaaataaaaaatataaaatataataaacaaacaattataaaaatattatattaactagtgaaaattttaaattcctcttatattaaaaactaaaattttcaaaattatcctttaattttttaacttatttaatactattaataattattattttattttattaatttaatattataaatggacATCCACCGGAAAGTCGCCGGACCACCACCGGATCTCGCCGGACCTCCGCCGGAATTCACCGGAAAGTTGCTGGACCGCCACCACCGACCACCGGACCgccattttattatatatatattattagtaatataaataatttaataactaaatttaatattagaattttaaatattttatattattatttttatataataaaaataaaatatccatgGATCTTTATAGTTATATGGATAAAATTCATATCCATGTCCAATATTAAATACTGaatatggatatggatatatTCATTATGGATAATTATGGATTTATGTTTGGATGGATAATATCCATCCATAATTGGatatttgccatccctagttaCAAATTTGTGTAATGGTAAATTCcagtataattaattataacaagtatgtgtgtgtgtgtgtgtgtgtcccGATTCTATTGAATATATATacagagttaaaaaaaaaaaaaaaagacgatGCTGCTAGTGTAACTGCTGAcgctaaaaagaaaataactgGTGTTTGAGCACAGCTGCACAAGTCTTCAAGAAAGCAAAccttttgtaattaattaccCGTCCTAGAGTGTTTACATCGTTAATCACTTCAATGAGCTGGACAAGAAAAATGGCAACCATGAAATTGATCATTAATGTAACAAGACAAAGCAACATTAATTGAGACGCATCATTTatctttgaaatttgattaGTACTACTTCAAGGATTCAGACTGCGAACACAAAGACCTTTTGTTCTAGCAAATAAGGCATTTTCCTTTGACAAAATTCCTGACGCGTATAAGATGCCATACTTATCAAAATatcccaaataaattaaataagtaagttttattaataaattcactTGTTCTGGAAACTTACATACCTTGCCTTCAAATTCACGATTATactttattgaattattttgtactatattaatacttttaaaaaaaagttttattttgtttttttctctacACAGTTTCAATTATGGTTTTCATTAGAGGGGTTCGGAATTTAATCCAATATGCTCAATCGGAGCAATTCGATCccaattgatttgatttatttcaaTCCGGTGGATTGATGGATTGGatgtaattgaaaattttaaaatttataatcggTCGATTGAATGTGGATTCGCTTACAAAAATCCAATAATCTAAGGAGTCATCTTCTgatttcatataatttaaagagTATTTTTGCTCGCAGTAACACCAATTCAACTGAATAATAGAGGGCGAGAATTAGTGTTTAGTGGGTAAGGTTTCTTATTTccttcataaatttttttttaaaaataaaaactgaactaagataaaatagtaaaaaatataataaaaactttgaaaatttaactttctttttttaacaagaATGAATTTGATGGTCTTGAAATATAATGTaagaaatgatttattttgtcaaacaGTATGGgggtttttaataatttttactaaaccAGTTTAGATGGGAACAAAGAAACTTTcctttcaaaaggaaaaaaaaaaaaaaaaagctgccTTCCTAGTGTTAATTTACCCTCCGCAAACCATAAAATGGTTTAGGTTGTTTAATGCGCACAATTTCAATCatcaacttatatttttataaagagagAAATTGATATGAAAAGAGGATCCTAATTCGAAAATTTGacaactcaaaaaaaaaaaaaaaccatgcTGAATTTGTATCCCATCGTTATAGAGGAGTCACTTGTACTTATAAGTAACATAAACCTTTCCATCCGGGTTAGTTTTTTGAGTTGAACATCTGGATGTTCCTGGACTCATCCTTTACATTTAAGCATTATCAGGGCCTGGCATTCGGGATGTGCTGGAACAATACAAGTACCATGTAAGACGAAAAGACCGGCGCCGGTTTAGTGGAGGTATGGGACTATAATAGATCGAATACGTTGATGAgagaatttaattcaattaatgttttgaaaatctaGGTTGCTCTCACATCCAAGTCACAGTTTGTGATCAGGACGAGTCATTCAATTGACGCTGGCTCTATAAAAGGTAAAAAGTCTAGCTTGTGGAAGCCAACTTACAATTAGTCGAGTGAAAGAATTCGTGGAGTTGAGATAATGATGTGCATGAGGCTAGGGTTGATTTGCAATacatatgaataaataaacatttgCCCGCTTGACAGGGCACTTTGTTTACGTAGACAATGAACACCAGGGAATTTGTGGAATTCATCGCTCCCATGGAAGCTGCCATATGTTTGTTTACGTAGACAATGAACACAAGGGAATTTGTGGAATTCATCGCTCCCATGAAAGCTGCCGTATGAGGaagcaaattattaaattgcaTGCAAGTTCGCAGTATATGCATGCGTTTTGACTTTGAAATATGTATACATTAAACGCAAGAAATTGACCGCACGTTTTAACTTCCTTCAGATATAGATGGTAATTGCATTTCGATTCTCTTTCTTCAAGTCAGTATATGTGCAGggtgtattatatttattaatgtgGGTACcagttaattttataaataaaccaaGTGCAACCAGTGCGAAGTGTGAACTGTTTAATCTATAAACTACAATCTCTCCTGCGATCCAACTTCGGGAGCCAAAGTCAAAACAATTCTACCGGTGGTTTCAAAATAGTCAACCCAGAAGAGTCAAACTGCCACCTCATCTTGAGTTCTTCTCCTCTAGAAAGTCTCCAGAAgtaattttcgtttttatttttccgaTTTTCTCTTCTATTTCAACTTCAAGACTGTTAATTTCCATGCCAAAAATTCTCAAACTCTAAGcactttttattattgttggtAGTTACTAAATCTAGACTTGATCATTTGAGTTGTTAAATATCTTATGCTGTTTGAGTTTTTGTGATAGTTTATTGTTATGATCATAAGAAAATCACAgtccttaaatttttattgtgcaTTGATGTAAATACACACATGACTgaagattataaaaatatcagaGCTTATATCcaaatttttggaaaaaattacACCATATATAGAATCCAGATGCAACAATTCGAAAACAACACGATTTAATTGTCCTGATTTGCATGAAATCACACAGTGCTCAagaattaacatttaacaacaCCCATGATCTTGTAGCAACAGCTATTCAATGAAgctaaattaaatgaagaaacatAGCATAAATAGAGAAAGGACCAGACAAGTAGTTTAATTTGAGAATTGAGAGTATAAAATGTATCTACGCAGTAAATGTTATGCTTTcaaaaatgaagttgaagCTTAACAATTACACAACAGCCATTAGTTAGTTCATTTGCTTTTCATTAGTTTTTGACAAGGAATCCCATGGAAAAGGAATTGTAACTCATGGGGCTTTCCTCTGTGAGAATTTGTAATACAATGTGTTTGGTTAACAGGAAAGTTAAcgagaaaatgaagaaaaagagataagAAGAATCTGGAGTTTATTAGATCTAATCACTCAATCATAATAATGATCTGAGCTCTCTTTATATACAAAGATCAATACACACACTCAAGTCTGTTATAACAAATACACGTACTTAACAAACTTGTTAACAGTAATCTGAGTCAGCTAACTAACTTGAACACATCAGCAGTAGAATTATCTTATGCTTGCAACTCCATACTCTAACCATGCTCTGTAACATCCCCTCTCGAGCTAAACTTTCCAGGATGAACGTTTAGCTTGCTTCGAAGGTAATGAAACTGATCAAAAGTTAATGGCTTGGTAAGTATGTCTGCAGTTTGATCTTCACTAGGAACGAATTGCACAACAATCTTCTTTGCTGCTACTTTCTCCCTGATGAAATGAATATCCAGTTCCACATGCTTGGTTTTAGCATGATACACTGGATTGTAAGCTAAGGCTATAGCACCTTGATTATCACACCACATTATAGGAGTTGCGGCAAGCTTAATTTTGAGTTCATCAAGCAGTGCTTGAATCCATACAGCTTCAGATGTGGCCTGAGCTAAAGCTCTATACTCAGCTTCAGTACTGGACCTTGATACCACTAGTTGCTTCTTAGAACACCAGGAAACTAAGTTTGAGCCAATGTAAACTGCATACCCAGCAACTGATTTTCTATCATCGTTATCACACGCCCAGTCTGAGTCACTGAAGCAATTCATTTGTAAAGTTccaaattgataaaaatacaGACCAAATTGAATTGAGCCCTTCAAATATCTGAGAAGTCTCTTACAAGCTTCCCAGTGTTCTAAAGTTGGTGAAGACAAATATTGACTAAGTTTATTAATAGAGAAAGCTATCTAAGGCCTTGTAAGTGTCACTTATTGCAAAGCTCCAATTATGCTTCTATACTGAGATGCATTAGTAATGGTTGAACCTGATCCTTTTCTGAGCTGATGTCCTGTAGACATAGGAGTAGGAACAGGGCTACAATCTGCCATATTATGCTTAGCTAAGAGATCAGCTATATACTTTGCTTGAGAGAGATAGAATCCATTTGAAGTTTTTGAGACTTCAATcccaagaaaataattcaactCTCCTAAGTCCTTCAAAGTAAAAGTTTTTTGCATATTAAGAATCATTTGCTGCACCAGCTGATAACTAGAACCAGTAACAATgatatcatccacatataCAAGCACAAGCAAAATGTGACCATTTTCCCACTTATAGAAGAGTGGACTATCAGACTTAGAGTTAAGGAACCTCCATTGAGATACCATAGCAGATTTGAACCTGTCAAACCATGCTCTGGGGGCCTGTTTTAATCCATAGATGGCCTTCTTGAGTTTACAGACATGAGTAGGCCTGGTGGAATCAGTAAACCCTGCAGGCTGGGCCATATAAACATCTTCAACCAAAATACCATTTAAGAAGGCATTATTGACATCAACCTGTCTTAGAATCCACTTATTCATAACAGTTAAGCTTAAAACTATTCTGACAGTAGATGCTTTCACAACTGGACTGAAGGTTTCAGTGTAATATTCTACATGTGTTTGATGAAATCCTTTAGCTACAAGCCGTGCTTTGTATCTAGAAATGGTACCATCTGAGTTGTGCTTAATTCTGAAAACCCACTTACTTCCTATCACTTTGACAGGAGCTGAAGGTGAAACTAAGTCCCaagtatcattatttttaagtgcttgatactcctcttgcattgccttGAACCACTTTGGATTAGATATTGCTTGGGTTATAGATGTAGGTTCTGAAGGTTTAGCCAAAAGATCAGCAAGATATGATTTAGGCTTAAAAATACCAGCCTTTGATCTGGTTATCATATGGTGTCCTACTGGAGGAGCAGCAAGTATGACATGAGGTGGTGAGTTAATATGGCTTGGTAAAGATAGATTAGGTGATTGGTCTGTGGGAGAAGATATAGGAGAAGAAGATAGAGATGGTGAAGGAGCATATACCTCTCTGGGAGCTGGAGATGAAGTCGCTGAGGAATCACTTGTTGATTGAGGTTGTAGAGGAGATTGTATTGGAAAATGAGTAAAAGAAGGAAGAACAAAAGAGACTGTATTTGATGAAACACAAGACTGAGAGACAGAAGAAAAGTTTGAACCAGACACATATGgaaaggaattttcataaaaaatgacatgatTTGAGATATACACTCGACCAGAGGAATGAAGACACTGATACCCTTTATGGTGGCTGCTGTAGCCAAGAAAGACACATCTTCCTGACCTAAAAGCAAGCTTGTGTTTATTGTATGGCCTGAGATAGGGAAAACAAGCACAACCAAAAATTCTAAGAAAGTTATAATCTGGTGTTTAAGCAAAGAGCTTTTGGTAAGGAGAAATGTTATTTAAGGTTGGAGTAGGTAACCTATTGATGAGAAAGACAGCCGTGTGAAAAGCATTCCACCAAAATTTGAATGGCAAATTTGCTTGAGCTAACAAGGTAAGGCCAATGTCTACAACATGCCTGTGCTTTCTCTCTATTCTATCATTTTGATGGTGAATATAAGGACAAGGATGCCTAAACTGAATTCCAGACTGAGCAATATAAGTAGAAAAACTTCTAAACTCACATCCCCAATTTGTTTGCACagttttaatatttctatTCAAGAACTTTTCAATGAAACTTTTGAAGGTTTGAAACACTTGTAGTGCATCAGACTTAGCAGCCAAAGGAAAAATCCACGTAAACCTACTGAAATCATCTAAGATTGACAGATAATAAGAGTAGTCTTGTGTTGAAGTAACATGTGAGGGACCCCAGAGATCAGCATATAAAAGCTGAAGAGGTTCAGTTGTTTTTGTGGCAACAGAATCAAAATGTAACAAATGACTTTTGCCAAATTGACAAGCAGAACAAAAATTCAAGACTTTGGTTTTATTGAAAATACCAATAGTACAACTCTTCAATATAGTTTTAAGAGTATGAAAAGCAGGATGCCCTAGCCTTTTGTGAAGCAAATTAACATTTACTTCACTTGCTCTAGCTATGAAAGCTTTCTTACATGACAGATGAT contains these protein-coding regions:
- the LOC102622391 gene encoding LOB domain-containing protein 1; translation: MECKHKINVAIPITNMKNTQFSSPSTFSTSPPSQSSPRFPSPNHQQLSSPESSPSFKASPSQSSPNLAAPLSPPPIVLSPCAACKILRRRCVEKCVLAPYFPPTEPYKFTIAHRVFGASNIIKFLQELPESQRADAVSSMVYEASARIRDPVYGCAGAICHLQKQVSELQAQLAKAQAELVTMESQQRNLITLICMEMAQSQEQVLQQQQQQQQQFMDTSCFLDDNGIGSAWEPLWT